TGATCGCCGGAGCCGGGCTCGGGTTCCTGGTGGTGCCGCTGGTGAACGTCGTGCTGTCCGCGGTGCCGGGGGAACTGGCCGGCGGGGCGTCCGGGATCTTCTCCACCGCCCAGCAGTTCGGCGGCGCGGTGGGGGCCGCGGTGGTCGGCACCGTGTTCTTCGGGGCCGTGGGGAAGGGGATGACCGGGGCGCTGGTCGACGCGATGCCGTGGGTCGTCGGGGCGTTCGTGGTGTGCGCGGGGCTTTGCGCAGCGCTTCCTCGCCGGGCGGCGTCCGAGCAGCTCGACTGATGCGCCGGCCACCCGGGGGCCTGGCCCTCCAGGCCCCCGTTCGCCCTTCCGGCCGCCTCTCGACCCAGCGAGCCGGGTCGTGGGTGGGCGCGGCCGGGTGTCTGGGGGCGGCGCCCACGGACGCGGTGACGTGAACCTACGTGTCGCACTCCAGCACCGTCCGGCACAGCCCGCACCGCGCCCGTACCCGCCCCTTCACCGGCACCCGGATCCGCTGGTGGCAGGTCGGGCACGGGAACGTCACCCGCAGGTGGCCCGCCGGGTCGGGGCTGAAGGCGTAGGGCGCCGTCGGCTGGACCCCCGACACGTGCCGCCGGTCGTGGGCGTAGCGCCGCCGCCCCGCCCAGCCGGCCCCGGTCAGCGGCGGCTGCTGCCCGTCCCGGCGGGCCACGGCCATCCCCTCGGCGTACGCCTCGTACGCCTGCGGGCTGGTGAACCACACCGAGGGATCCTCATGGAACAGCAGCGCGCGCTTGGCCAGGACGTACCCGAACTCCTCCGGCGTGAGATAGCCGAGCTTCTGCGAGGAGACCCCGTCCTGCCGGAAGGCGTCCAGCAGCAGCCACCCCGCGCCCAGGTAGGTCGCCACCGTGTCCGTGAGGATCTCGTTCTCCGGCGTGCCGGGGAAGGAGAGGTCCAGCCGGTGCAGGTACACGTGCGCCACCTCGTGGGCCAGTGCCGCGCCGATGTCGCGCCGGTGGGTGCGGAAACGGTCGTTCAGTTCCACGAAGTACTCCGGCCCCGCCGCCAGTTCGACGTTCGCCGCGTGGGTCATCTCCCGGAAGCCGACGATCAGCCGCGCGTCCGGGAGCCGGAAGTGCCGCACGATCTCGCGGGCCACCCGCTGCGCGCCCAGATGCAGGTCGTCGGTGTCGCAGAAGGCCACGTCGGCGGGGACCACGCTGGTCGCGAACGTCTGGACGGTCTCGTAGGACAGCCGCTTGTACAGCGCCGTGATGGCGGACCGCACCGTCTCCAGGTGCGGGTAGCCGTGCTGGACCGGTCCGCCGTTCGCCACGTCCGCACCCCCAAAGACGCCGGAACTCCTCTCCACTGTAGGCGCGCGGGACGCCCCGCCACACGGGCGGCAGCCGGGGCGCGCACCGGCCGGCGCCCACCTCGCCGGACTCCGGCACCCGCCCCGCTCCGGCCCTCCCGCACCCGCACCGGGCCTCCCGCACCCGCACCGGGCCGGGCACGTCCGGCGTGTCCGCCGGGCCGCCGGATGCAGTCGGCTTCGCCCCGGTCCGCTTCCGCGCCCAGCAGGGCCGCAGCGTGCCCGGGGGCTGGAGCGACCGCGTCCCCTATCCCGGCGATCCGCCGGTGATCCACTCTCCGGACAGCCCGGAGGACCGGCCCGCACAACCCATAAGGTGACTCGCATGACCACCAGCGACATCGGAACCGGTGACGTGGACCCCGAGGTCCGTCAGGAACTGGAGCGGCTGCGCGACAGCATCGACAACATCGACGCCGCCGTCGTCCACCTGCTCGCCGAGCGTTTCAAGGCCACCCAGCAGGTCGGCCGCCTCAAGGCGGTGCACCAGCTGCCGCCCGCCGACCCGGCCCGCGAGGCCCGCCAGATCGCCCGGCTGCGCCGGCTCGCGGAGAACGCCAAGCTCGACCCGGCCTTCGCCGAGAAGTTCCTGAACTTCATCATCGCGGAGGTGATCCGCCACCACGAGCGCATCGCCGAGGACACGGCCAACGGCCAGCAGCCGGGGGCCTGACCGGAGGCCTGACGGAGGGAAAGAGGCACGGAGGCCGGGCCTGAGGAAGAGACCAGAGGAGTGGCGGCCGAAGAGACCGGGGGCGGGCGGCGTCGGCCGGGGAGCGCGCCGGAACGAGCGGTGAGCCGGACATAAGCCGTGAAACCGCCCACCCCCTGTGCGCTGTCAGTGAGATCAGGCAGCATGGCCTGCATGTCCGTACTCACGCGCGATGAAGCGCAGCTCCGAGCACAGCTCCTCGACGTCCACCGCTACACGGTCGAACTGGACCTCACCACCGGGGACGAGACGTTCGACTCCCGCACGGTGATCCGGTTCACCGCGCGGTCCGCCGGGGACACGTTCGTCGAGCTGAAGCCCGCCGCATTGCGCGCCGCCACCCTCGACGGGCAGCCCCTCGACCCCGAGTCCCTGGACGACGGCCGGCTTCCCCTGCGCCACCTCACCGCCGGCGAACACGAACTGCGCGTCGACGCCGCCATGCGCTACTCCCGCACCGGCGAGGGCATGCACCGCTTCACCGACCCCGCCGACGGCGAGACCTACGTCTACACCCAGATGTTCATGGACGACGTCCAGCGCGTCTTCGCCGCCTTCGACCAGCCCGACCTCAAGGCCGTCTTCGAGATCTCCGTCAAGGCCCCCGACGGCTGGACCGTCCTCGCCAACGGCATCACCGAGCGGCGCCCCGACGGCGTCTGGCAGGCCGCCCCCACCCCCCGGATCTCCACCTACCTCGTCGCCGTCGCCGGCGGCCCCTGGCACTCGGTGCGCACCGAACACCGCGGACTGCCCTTCGGCATCCACTGCCGCCGCTCCCTCGCGCCGTACCTGGACACCGACGCCGAGGAGATCCTCGACATCACGCGCGCGTGCTTCGACCGCTACCACGAGAAGTTCGAGGAGCCCTACCCCTTCGACTCCTACGACCAGGCCTTCGTCCCGGAGTTCAACGCGGGCGCCATGGAGAACCCCGGCCTGGTCACCTTCCGCGACGACTTCGTCTACCGCTCCGCCGTCACCGACACCGAGCGGCAGACCCGCGCCATGGTCATCGCACACGAGATGGCCCACA
This genomic interval from Streptomyces sp. NBC_00557 contains the following:
- a CDS encoding chorismate mutase; translated protein: MTTSDIGTGDVDPEVRQELERLRDSIDNIDAAVVHLLAERFKATQQVGRLKAVHQLPPADPAREARQIARLRRLAENAKLDPAFAEKFLNFIIAEVIRHHERIAEDTANGQQPGA